From one Streptococcus pneumoniae genomic stretch:
- the rpmG gene encoding 50S ribosomal protein L33, which produces MALKKASLACAVCGSRNYSIKLSSTPKPKRLEVNKFCKHCSKYTIHKETR; this is translated from the coding sequence ATGGCATTAAAAAAAGCAAGTCTGGCGTGTGCGGTTTGTGGGTCTCGAAACTACTCAATTAAGCTCAGTAGTACGCCAAAACCAAAGCGTCTAGAAGTGAACAAATTCTGCAAACATTGCAGCAAATATACGATACATAAAGAAACCAGATAG
- the pbp2a gene encoding penicillin-binding protein PBP2A — protein sequence MKKIQDLFEKALNYFKEEEETPSLAEPEVEISEKEIEPAFSRSGKSGRKKSASQHPFRRFWRKYHLTKIVLIASLGVSLVVGGYLFYVAKTTNVKDLQDALKATTIIYDREGNEAGSLSGQKGTYVELAEISKNMQDAVIATEDRSFYKNSGINYQRFFLAILTAGYSGGGSTITQQLAKNAYLSQDQTIERKAKEFFLALELTKKYSKEQILTMYLNNSYFGNGVWGVEDASKKYFGVSASQLTLDQAATLAGMLKGPEIYNPLYSVENATNRRDTVLQNMVAAEMIDQGTADGAAGQDMASQLSDTYAGKVKNYSYPSYFDAVINEAIQEYGLKEADIVNNGYRIYTELDQNYQASMQVIYDKTELFPVAEDGSHAESGSVALDPKTGGVRALVGRVNSDIDAEFRMFNYATQSGRSPGSTMKPLAVYSPAIAAGWSIDQELDNTTTTYGNYTVHNYAGLQTAPTIPMYQALADSLNIPAVAVVNELGINKAFEYGKKFGLDMDKVDQTLGVALGGGVATNPLEMAQAYGTFANGGVMNDAHLITKIENASGQVVKTHKASSTRILNNAANDKMTSMMLGTFSNGTGVYAAPYGYTMAGKTGTTETDFNPDVVGDQWVIGYTPDVVISHWLGFPTTDEGHYLTGTSANEASTIFRSIANSILPYTDGTSFEDKNAYAQNGIAPLNVDETSGATQQENSDILREVKDKAQNLVEQAKEALENAQLPEKAKNLWDSITGFFKQE from the coding sequence ATGAAGAAGATACAAGATTTATTTGAAAAAGCGCTAAACTATTTTAAGGAAGAAGAGGAGACACCATCTCTTGCAGAGCCAGAGGTGGAGATCAGTGAGAAAGAGATCGAGCCTGCTTTTAGCCGTTCTGGTAAGTCAGGTCGTAAAAAGTCTGCCTCTCAGCATCCATTTCGTCGTTTTTGGCGAAAATATCATTTGACCAAGATTGTCTTGATTGCGAGCCTTGGTGTGAGTCTGGTGGTGGGTGGCTATCTCTTTTATGTCGCAAAGACCACCAATGTCAAGGACTTGCAGGATGCACTGAAAGCTACGACGATCATCTATGACCGTGAAGGCAACGAAGCAGGTAGCTTATCTGGTCAGAAGGGAACCTATGTCGAACTTGCCGAGATTAGCAAAAATATGCAGGATGCGGTGATTGCAACAGAGGATCGTAGTTTCTATAAAAATAGCGGCATTAACTACCAGCGTTTCTTTCTTGCTATTTTGACAGCAGGTTACTCAGGGGGTGGCTCCACCATTACCCAGCAGTTGGCAAAAAATGCCTATCTTTCACAAGATCAGACCATTGAGCGTAAGGCAAAGGAATTTTTCCTTGCCTTGGAATTAACCAAAAAATATAGCAAAGAGCAGATTCTGACCATGTATCTCAACAACTCCTATTTTGGCAATGGCGTTTGGGGCGTGGAAGATGCGAGTAAAAAATACTTTGGCGTATCAGCAAGTCAGTTGACCTTGGATCAAGCAGCGACCTTGGCGGGGATGCTGAAAGGACCTGAGATTTACAATCCGCTTTATTCCGTTGAAAATGCGACCAATCGCAGAGATACAGTGTTGCAAAATATGGTGGCAGCAGAGATGATTGACCAAGGGACAGCAGATGGGGCAGCAGGACAGGATATGGCTAGCCAGTTGTCAGATACCTATGCAGGTAAGGTCAAAAATTACAGTTATCCGTCGTATTTTGACGCTGTAATCAACGAAGCTATTCAGGAATATGGTCTGAAGGAAGCAGATATTGTCAATAACGGTTATCGGATTTATACCGAGCTAGATCAGAATTATCAAGCCAGTATGCAGGTGATTTATGATAAGACGGAGCTGTTTCCAGTGGCTGAAGACGGTAGTCATGCCGAGTCTGGTAGTGTGGCATTAGACCCTAAGACGGGGGGTGTCCGTGCCTTGGTGGGTCGGGTTAATAGTGATATTGACGCTGAGTTTCGCATGTTCAACTATGCGACCCAGTCTGGGCGTAGTCCAGGCTCAACTATGAAGCCCCTAGCTGTGTATAGCCCTGCGATTGCTGCTGGCTGGTCGATTGATCAAGAGTTGGATAATACGACAACGACCTATGGCAATTACACTGTGCATAACTATGCAGGTCTTCAAACAGCACCTACGATTCCCATGTATCAAGCTTTGGCAGACTCGCTCAATATCCCAGCTGTTGCAGTGGTCAATGAACTTGGCATTAACAAAGCCTTTGAGTATGGTAAGAAATTTGGTCTTGATATGGACAAGGTCGATCAGACCTTGGGTGTCGCTCTAGGAGGTGGCGTTGCGACCAATCCACTAGAAATGGCACAGGCTTATGGCACTTTTGCAAATGGTGGTGTGATGAATGACGCGCACTTGATTACCAAGATTGAAAATGCAAGTGGACAAGTGGTCAAGACCCATAAGGCTAGCTCGACTCGTATCCTTAACAATGCAGCAAATGACAAGATGACTAGCATGATGCTTGGAACTTTTAGTAATGGTACAGGGGTCTATGCAGCACCATATGGCTATACGATGGCAGGTAAGACTGGAACGACGGAGACAGATTTTAACCCTGATGTGGTTGGTGACCAGTGGGTGATTGGCTACACACCTGATGTTGTGATTAGTCACTGGCTTGGATTTCCAACGACAGACGAAGGGCATTATCTGACAGGGACGAGTGCCAATGAAGCGTCCACCATTTTCCGCAGTATCGCAAATAGCATTCTTCCCTACACAGATGGTACTAGCTTTGAGGATAAAAATGCCTATGCCCAAAATGGGATTGCTCCTTTGAATGTCGATGAGACAAGTGGCGCTACGCAGCAGGAAAATTCAGATATTCTAAGAGAAGTAAAAGATAAGGCGCAAAATCTCGTAGAGCAAGCCAAAGAAGCGCTTGAAAACGCCCAATTACCAGAAAAAGCGAAAAATCTCTGGGATAGCATTACAGGATTTTTCAAGCAAGAATAA
- a CDS encoding RluA family pseudouridine synthase encodes MKIHITIPESWDKLTLKEVLEEQLLIPRKIRHFLRTKKHVFVNDEFCHWQTLLNAKDDLTLIFDEEDYPQKTIPFGNASLVEELYQDEHFIIVNKPEGMKTHGNEPSELALLNHVSAYVGATCYVVHRLDMETSGAVLFAKNPFILPILNRLLEDKRISREYWALVDGKFSGKSMVYKDKIGRDRHDRRKRLVDKRNGQYAETHVHVLKTFPRASLVNCRLKTGRTHQIRVHLSHHNRPILGDPLYHPQPKNRLMLHAHTLSLTHPLTLRPIRVTAKSSSFEAVLAQVKN; translated from the coding sequence ATGAAGATTCACATCACCATTCCAGAAAGTTGGGACAAGCTCACTCTCAAAGAAGTGCTCGAAGAGCAGCTCCTCATTCCACGAAAAATCCGCCATTTTCTGCGCACTAAAAAGCATGTATTCGTCAATGACGAGTTTTGCCACTGGCAAACGCTGCTAAATGCTAAAGATGATTTGACCCTTATCTTTGATGAAGAGGATTATCCTCAAAAAACGATTCCTTTTGGAAATGCCAGCCTTGTAGAGGAACTCTACCAAGACGAGCATTTCATCATTGTCAATAAGCCCGAAGGCATGAAAACTCATGGAAATGAGCCTAGCGAGCTAGCCCTGCTCAATCATGTGAGCGCCTATGTCGGTGCTACCTGCTACGTCGTTCATCGTCTGGACATGGAGACGAGCGGAGCTGTTCTTTTTGCCAAAAATCCCTTTATCCTCCCCATTCTCAACCGCCTGTTAGAGGACAAGCGGATTTCACGAGAATATTGGGCATTAGTGGATGGAAAATTTTCTGGCAAATCCATGGTCTACAAGGATAAGATTGGACGCGACCGCCATGACCGTAGAAAGCGCTTGGTGGATAAGAGAAATGGTCAATACGCCGAAACTCACGTTCACGTTCTCAAGACTTTTCCCAGAGCGTCTCTTGTCAACTGTCGTTTGAAAACGGGACGCACCCATCAAATCCGTGTCCACTTATCGCACCACAATCGCCCCATTTTAGGCGACCCACTCTACCATCCACAACCTAAAAATCGCCTCATGCTCCATGCCCACACGCTCAGCCTCACCCATCCCTTAACCCTAAGACCCATTCGTGTCACTGCAAAGTCCAGTAGCTTTGAAGCAGTCTTAGCACAAGTAAAAAACTAA